From the Candidatus Poseidoniia archaeon genome, the window CCCTCACCTTCCGAAAAGGGAACGACCGTAGTCTTCAGCGGCTCTGGCTCTGATAGTGACGGTACGGTTGTGGCCTACCATTGGGAATCATCGTTTGATGGGGATTTAAGCACGGAAGCGAACTTCAGCAGCAACAATTTGTCTCTTGGACACCACACAATCACCTTCCGGGTGCAGGACAATGATGGGGATTGGAGCAGTGATTCTGAATGGGGGCTGTGGATTTACGCAGTGCCGGTAGCAATTGCCGGAGATGATGTATCGACCACGCCCACCGTCCCAGTCCAGTTCAACGGCCAGGGGACCGACGAGGACGGCACCATAGCAAAGTACGAGTGGGACTTCGATGGCAACGGGGTTTACGACTGGTCATCAACCGAGAACGGCCGGGAACTCAACATCTACAACAACGTGGGCGTTTACACAGCGATGCTGCGGGTCACCGACAACGACGGCTTCACCGATACAGATACGGTAGTCATCACGGTGACGGAGAAGATAATTCAGATTGATGACGAAGGCAATGTTACTGTCACGGACGCCGGAGAGGATGAGGAAGGCATCCCCGCGCCGTCGCGGGCCGCCTCCGTCGCCGCCATGGCCGTCATCGCGCTGCGCCGCCGGCGCTGAAGGCGCTATCTCGTCCATTGTAGCACCTGCAAGAATTCCAAGGGGGGAGGGGTGTTTTCGTGCGGTTCTGGCAAAATACAGGGCAATAGGGGGTAAGGTCCCCAAATAATATTAAAAAATATTGTGTTAGCCGATGTACCGTGGTGATTCCGACCGCGCCTCGGAGGGCGCCTGGTCGCGCATCAGGCGCAGCTGCGCCTCGAGTTCCTCCGCTTCTTTCAGCAGCGGCTCCGGGTCAAGCTTGATGGCGAGCAGTAGCTCGTCCAGTGCCGCGATAACGCGGGCTGCCGCACGGGCGTCGGGCAAGTCTTCCTTGACCTCGGCCAGCAGGCTCAGTACGTCGATTCCGCGCCGTTTGCCCTCGTTGAGCATCACTCCCGAAACGCCGCCGATGGTGCCGAACTTGAACGGGTTGACGCCCGCATCGCCAATCCAGCCACGTGCGGCCTCGGTCGAGCCGACGCCGTAGACTTCGTCGGGGACAGCGTCACCATCGGCAGCGTGGAATCCCTCGGCTGAAACCAGCCGGGTGCAGCCCTTGTCGAGCATCCAGTCAAAAAGCGCGGTGACCAGCGGCTTGGTCAGCTGCGCCGGCGGCGAGAATTCGCTGACGCAGACCACCAGCTGGTTGCAGGTGCCGTCGCGGCAGCTCTGCTCTCCGGCGTAGAGCCGTACGGGGTTGTGCGGAACGCCATCCTTGACTACGGAAACTGCGGGAAAATGGGAGCTCTCGATGACGCCAATCTGCTCAAGGCCCTGGGAGTTGATGAGGTGGTTGGCAGCAATCGTGCCGACCAGTCCTACACCGGGAAAGCCGTCGATAACGGTCGCGCCTTTCAAGTCCTTTTCTACAAGTTCGTGGATTTCAACCTGGGGACTCATAGAAGGTCGTCCAGGTCCTCATCATCTTCGAGGTCGGGTAGCTCCTCGTCGTCGCTGAGCAGGTCACCCAGCTCGTCGTCAAGGTCGCTCTCCTCGAACTCTTCCTCAAGGTCGAACTCCTCGTCGTCCTCACCGCCCTCGCCAAGATGCAGCTCGGTCCAGAGTGTGAAGCCGTCAATGTCGTTGCGCTTCGCGTAGCGATGTGCGTCGCTGACAGTGCGGAAGCGGCCAATGACTGCGTCACCGTCGTCCGCTCCACCGGGAAGCATGACGTAACGCTTCTTGCTTACGATGTCGCCCATCAGCAGGCGGACTGCCTCGAGTACTTCCGGATTGTCTACAGCTTCGGACATATTTCGCTCCGGCCGTCGACCCGGTCGTCGTTATAAATACTTATCCACGCGTTTTGTAGCGGTTTAACTGCCTGCCGTGCCCCCCGCTGCCAGCAGCCGCCAGAACGGCCGCAGCCGCTGCTTTGCCCGCTCCCTCTGGTCGCGGGCTTCGCGGCGCGGCTTGGCGGCAACCCTGCCCGTGGCAGGCTCGCCGCAGCCGCTAAAAGGGTGCATGCGGTTGAAGCGGCGATGGCGGAACGACTTGCAACGGTATTGCGCGGCGTGGCCGAGTGCGTTACCCTGCCTGAGCTGGAGGCGCTGCTGGAAGCGAAGGCGCAGCCGAAGGCCTACGTCGGCTTCGAGCCGTCGGGGTTGCTGCACGCGGGGTCGCTGGTGCCGATGCTCAAGGTGCGCGACCTGATTGCTGCCGGCTTTCGCGTTACCGTCCTGCTCGCCGACTGGCACGGCTACATCAACAACAAGCTCGGCAGCGACTGGGACGCGCTGCGCGCCGGGGTCGAGTACCAGCGGCAGATGTTTGGCGCGTTCGCCCCCGGCGCCGAGTTCCAGACCGCGAGCGAGCTGGTGCGCAGCGACGGCTACTGGGAGCGGGTGCTACGCGTTGCCAAGGCGACTTCGCTGAAGCGCATGCGGCGTGCGGTCTCGATTATGGGGCGCAGCGAAGACGAAGCCGACTCTGACACGAGCATGTTCTTCTATCCTGCCATGCAGGCGACCGATATCTACGCGCTCAAAGCCGACCTCGCGCTGGGCGGGATGGACCAGCGGCACGCGCACATGCTGGCGCGCGACGCCGCCGAGAAGCTGCGGCTGCCGAAGATTGTTGCGCTGCACACGCCGTTGCTCGGCTCGCTCTCGGGGCCGGGCCGCATGGACGCCGACAGCAAGATGTCGAAGTCCGACCCGAGCGGCGCGCTGCTGGTGCACGACAGCGCGAAGCAGTTGCAGAAGAAGCTCTCGAAGGCGTTCTGCCCGCCCGAGCGCAAGGGCAACCCCGTGCTGGATATCTGGGAGCACCTGCTCGCCCCCGCGCTGGACGGCGTCACGATTGACCGCCCCGAGAAGTTCGGCGGTCCCGTGGAGTTCGCCGACTACAGCGCGCTCGAAGCGGCGTGCGCCGGCGGCGAGCTGCACCCGCTCGACCTGAAGAACGGCACCGCCGCCGCGCTTGACCGGCTTTTCGAACCAATGCGCGCCGCAGTCGCGGCCGAGCCCGGCCCGTTCAAGGCGCTAACCGCTGCACTCGCCGATTGAAGGCGGCGGACGCCGCTCCGCCGACGGCAGGTCGCCTTGCGGGGGAATCGCCGCGGTGACCGCGGCGACCCACTCGCGCAGCGGCCGCAGCTCGGCACCGCGCCACGCGTCGGGCAGCGCCGCCGCGAGTTGCGGGAGCTGGCGCATCAGCCGTTGCGCGGCGCGCAGGTTGCCGGTTTCCAGGTGCACCGCCAGCGCATCGGCCTGCGCGAGCGCCTGCGCGATGTCCTTGTCGGCGCGATTGCCCAGCTCGAGCCATAAATCCTCGAAGAGTTCGTGCGCCTCGTGGTAGTCGCGGGCGTTGTGGTGGCGCAGCGCGGCGCGCCACAATTCGTCGTCGCTCATCCCCAGCGGTGCCACGCCGGATGACCTTCCCGCACGGCGACGAACAGCCCACGTCCAGTGGCGCACGTTTCCCCGTCGGCCTTGAGTTCGAGCATCACCTCGGCGCGGTCGTCCTCGAGCGCCAGCACGCGGCTGCGCACCTCCAGCGCGGGGCCGAACGGTGTCGGCCGCCGCAGCTTCACCTCGTACTGCGCGGTGACAGTGCAGAGCGGCTGCTCCAGCCCGAGCCGGTCCATGATGGCGATGGCGGCGGTCCAGTTGCCGTGGCAGTCGAGCAGCGCGCCGATGATGCCGCCATTGATGACGCCGGGAAACGCCTGGTGCTGCGCCTGCGGCTGGAACGCCATGCGGAGCCCCTCCCCCTCGCGGAACGACTTGATGCGGAGCCCATCCTCGTTGGCAGGGCCGCAGCCGAAGCAAATGCTGTCCGGCGCGTAGCTGTCCTGCACGGCTTCGGTCATGGTCAACATACCCTCATATTATAATTCATCTCGTATTTTATGTTTGAAGGGTCGGCAAACTCATCCTTGAATAACGAGGTAAAATGTTCGACCGCTGGTTCGAATTTGATGGTCTCATTGGCAAAAGTTTCTTTCGTCATATTTTCCAGTTCTTCTAAGGAATCAGCCACGAAAGTGTCGTCCGTACTATCATAACTGAACAATAAGACTCTCATGTGTGCTGACTCACCCCTTATCATTCCATATGCAACAATATGAGTTGTATTATTGCTGTCAATCATATCAAATTCTAAAGAAGAGTCATAGATTGTTGCATTGAATTCTTCTGACGAATTTCCATCACCAAAAAAATAATCACGCATTTTCGTATCATTATATTCCATATTTTCAAAAAAAAGATTAGCAGTCACTCCTTCATAGTAATAAGTTGGCGGGCAATCAAAATCTATCTGGTCCATGGAGTCAATGCATCCCGAAAATGCCCCAAGCATCATGACCGCAGTCAGAACTGCAACGCCGATTTTCCCCCAGTCATCTATCACCATCGAACTGATTTTGGTCATCTGTGTAATTAAGTTTCCTCTGCCGTCAGCTCCCCCAGTGTGCGCTCGATGAGCGACACTGCGTCACCCAGCGTCGTCGCATCAAAGGCGAAGCGGCCGCCCGCTGCGGCGTAGAGCTCCGGCAGAGTCACCGTCGCGCCTAGCGCGAGCGCGCGGCGGTAGTCGGCGACCGCCTGTTGCTGGTCACGCAGCGCGTTAGACCAGACTTGCACCGCGCCGAGCTGCGCCATGCCGTATTCGACGTAGTAGAATGGCACGTGGTAAAGGTGCAGTTTGTTGTGCCAGCCGGTCGCGACGTAATCCTCGAAGCCGCTCCAATCAAGGTGTGGATGGAACCGCAGCCACAAATCGAGCCACGCAGCGTCGCACTCCGCCGGCTGCGCCGCCGCCTGCGGGTGGGTGTAGGCCCAGTGCTGGAAGCCGTCGACGACCGCCATGTAGGGCCAGAAGAGCAGCGACCGCTCCAGATGCTCGCCGCGAGCGCGCGCCGCCTCTTCTTCGGAATAGAAGCCGCCGTCGCGCTCCGCAAGGTAGGGCGCCGCCAGCAGCTCCATCGCCATCGACGCCACCTCGGCGAACTCCATTCCGACTTCGCGCTGCATCGCATACGGCAGCGCGGCGGACTCGAAGACGTGGAACGCGTGTCCCCCTTCGTGGAGCAGCGTCTGCACGTCGCCGTGGACCCCGACGGCGTTCATGAAGATGAACGGCAGCCGCTGTCGGTGGTATTCGGTACAGTAGCCGCCCGGCGCCTTCCCCTTGCGGTTGTCAAGGTCCAGAAGACCGCCGTCGCACATGGTGCGGAACCGCGCGCCGAGTTCGGGCGCGACCGCCTCGAAGATGCGCTCGCAGCCCGCCTCAAGCTCGTCAACGTCGCCAAAGGGCGCTAATGGCCCGCGGCCGTGCGGGTCGACCGCCAGGTCCCACGGCCGCAAATCGCCCACGCCCAGCGCCTCGCGCCGCAGCGCGAGCCGCTTCCCGGCGGCCGGCAGCGCCACCGCGGCAATCGCCTCGTGGAATTCAAGGCAGTCCTCGGGCGAATAGTCGAAGCGCTGCAGCGCCTTCCAGCAGAATTCGCGGAAATCTTCACAGTCGGCGTTGGCGGCAATCTGGCAGCGCAGCTCGAGCAGCTCCTGCCAGATGGTGCTGATGGCGTCGCGGTCCCGCAGGCGACGTTCCGTCACCAGCCGCCAGACAGCCTCGCGGCGGTCGCGGTCCTGTTCGAGCATCACCGGCTGTAGCTGCGCCAGCGTTTTTTCCTCGCCGTCCCACTCGACCGACTGCGCGCCGATGATTTCGTCGTAGCGGTTGGCGAGCTTCTTCGACGCGGTGAAGAGCGGCAAATTCGCCTCGCGGTAGAGCTCCGCCTCGCTGCGCATCGCGCGCAGCGGGATGGCAAAGCCGTCCGGCTCGAGTCTCGACGCGAGCAGGTGCTGCTTCAGCCGCTGCTCGGCCGCCTGCGCCGGCTCGCCCACCTCTTTCAGGAAGGTGTGGTAGGCGTCGCGAGCCTCCGTATCTGTGGTGTCGACCGTCGTCGCGATGTGCATCCGCGTGCCGACTTCCGAGAGCAGTTCGACCAGGTCCGACCACTGCTGTAGCCAGTCGCCGACGGACGCCGCGTCCAGTTCGGCGCTCGCGAGCGCTTCGTAGTGCGGCGCGTAGTCGTCCCAGCCCCAGTCAAGCAGCTCGGCGCTAGTGGCTGGCAGCGACATGGCGGGCCAGCTGCCGCGGCTATTTGAGCCGTGCGCGGGGCAAGTAGTGGTAGCGATACCAGAGCGCGGCGACCGCCACCCCGCCGACCGCGTCGATGAGGAAGTGTTGCTTGACCAGGAAGGTCGAGACTGTCAGCACGCTCGCGCCAAGCGCCATCCAGCGGCCGAGCCGCGGGTCGTGCTGCCACACCACCAGCGCGGCGAGGGTCGCGAGCGAGACGTGCAGGCTGGGGAAGGTGTTGAAGGGCGGGTCAATCGTCCAGAGCAGCTCGAACAGCGGCGTTAGCGCGCCGGGCACAAGCCCGGCGCGCGACATCTTCATCGGCGCGATGAGGAAGACGGCGAACGACGAAACGATGACCCCTATGTAGGTCCAGAAGCCGGTGCGGATTTTCGCCTCGGAGAGCACGAACGCTGGCACCGCGACCATCGGCAGCAGCGGCAGGTAGAGCAGGATGGCGGCCGGGACGAACGGAATGCTCTCGTCGAGTGCTGACCACGGCTCCAGGTAGTTGTGCCCGAGCGTGTCAGCACGCCACACCGTCAGGTGGTTGATGAGAGCGTAGCCGGTATACTCGAAAATGAGCAGCGCCCCGAGCACCTGCAGCCGCAGTTGCATCCCGCTGCGCGACGCCAGTAAGCGCTCGACAGGGTTCATGCGACCGGCAGGGACCGCGGGTTTAAGCGCTGGCGGCGACTCCTACGCACATGGGCCGCACATCAATCCCTGTCGTCAACCTGCGCGACGCCGGCACGCCAGAGTTCACCGCCGGGGTCGGCGACGCGCTGCGCCGCTGGGACGCCGAGCGCGACGGCCCGCCCACCGAGGCGAAGTTGCGCGCGCTGCTCGAGGCGCGCGGCTACGCGGTCGCGCGCTACGCCTACCCGCCGGGCACCCGCTTCCCGCCGCACACGCACGGCGTGGCGAAGATTGACGCGGTGCTTGAGGGGGTTTTCCGCATGGGAATGCACGGCCGCTTCGTCGATTTGGGGCCGGGCGACTGGCTCGAAGTCCCGGCCGGCGCCGAGCACTCGGCCGAGGTCGTCGGCGACGCGACGGTCGTGTCGCTGGACGCGGTCAGACGCTAGTGCGCGTGCATATCGTTGCCGCAGCACATTGGCGACTTGATGCGACCGCAGCCGGCCGGGCATTCCGACGTGGCGACGACGGTGCCGTCGTCCTTGGTCACGCTGCCGGGCACCAGATCGGCACCGCAGCCGCCGCAGGTCAGGCCGCTGACCGACATGCCGCAATCGTGGCAGTGATAGTTGGTCATGCAGGCACCACCGCCGGGTGGGGTTTAGGTGTTTCTCGGGCGGCGCAGCGCGATGACGGCCACGGCGGCGGCCAGCGACGGCGCGGGGATGCAGAAGATAGAACCAAATCGTATATATATCCCGAGACATTCAGACAAAAATGGTTTTGAATATCCGGACTTCCAGCCTTCTGGCGACGTTGTTGTTTGCAGCGGTTATTTTTCTGGCCTCAAATGCAGAAGCTGATGGGCCAGGCGAGGCCTTCCTGCCGCTTGGATTTTACGGCGGGTTGTCTCCGAATGAGGAGTCCGGCTGGGTAAATTTCACATACACGGAAGACAGTTCTGGAGACTATTACTGCACGGTCACCAATACAACTGCTGAATATGACATTGAAGATTATGCGTATTATCTATTGGACAGTACGGGCACGACCAGTGAATTTGGTGAGATTGCAATGCAGAATCTCTCCGGCAACGTGGTCGGGGTCGACGTCAGCTACGACGCCACATGTGGCGACAGCTGCGACGCAGACCTGCAGACGCGCTCGGACGCGGTCGATGCGGATGACGGAGCACTCTACGCCGTCACCTTCAACGACAACGACCGGGACGGCAAGCTGTCAGCTGGTGACAAGTTCACCGCACGCGGCAATGGCCACTCTTCCAACGGCCCCGCTGAAGACGAATGGTCACTCGAAGTCAAATTCGATAACACCGGCGACGTAATCGGCAGCAAGCGACTAGGTTAGATTCGTCTAACTGGTCCAACGGAGGGCGGGGGCTCACAGCTCCCCCGCCCCACCCCTTTTTTCCAGAGCGCAAGCTCTCGGCAGTCCTATAACTGAAATCCTGCCAGCAGCAGCGCTCCCACCAGCAACGGCTGGTGCAGCAGGTAAATCGGCAGCGTGCGTCGCCCCGCCCACAATAGCGGCGCGGGCCACTCGCGCGCCAGCAGCGGCTGCCCTTCGGCGTAGGCGCGGCTGCTCGCCCAGAAGGCGAGCAGGAAAACCCCGAGCCACGGCTTGAGCGGAAAGTAGTCCACCGTCATGAAATCGTAAGCGCGCAGCCCGAGCCATTCGCCGCCCGGCAGCGCCAGCCACGGCAGCAGCAAACAGGCTGCGCCGAGCGGCAGCGCCAGCCGCTCGCGCCCGCGCAGCGACAGCGCCACAAGGCCGGCCAGCGCCAGCAGATGCAGCACGCCGAAACGCACGAAGGCGTGCGGCAGCGCCAGCCAGGTGACGAGTGTGATGCCATAGGCGATGCCGGCCAGCTTCAGGGAGCGGCGCAGCGCCTGGCGGGGGTCGCCCGTGCGGCTGGCCAGAAACGCCGCGACGCCCGCCACGGCAACGAACAGCCCCCCCGTCAGGCGCGAAAACCACCACCAGCCGCTGCCTGCGGCCACTTCCATAGCGTCGAAGAAATCCAGGTCGCTGACGAAATTGGAGAGCAGCATCATCCCCAGCGCGACTCCACGCAGCGCGTCGAGCTCGTCGAGACGACGGCTCATGCGTCGAACTCGCGCCGTCCCAGCAGGTGCCGCAGCGCCTGCTCGAGTTCCGGCAGGCGCCAGCGGTAGCCGCGCGCGGCAAGTCGCTCCGACGAGGCGCGTACGCTGGCGAGCAGCAGCGAGCGCCCCATCTCGCCCATCGCGCCGCCGACGACGAAGCGCGGCAGCGGAATCACCGCGGGCCGCCGCAGCACCCGGCCAACGGTCGCGGCGAAGTCGCGCTGCCGGACCGCCCCGGCGACGACGTTGTGCGGCCCGCGCAGCCGCTGGTCGCAGAGCGCGTGGTGGATTGCACCAATCGCGTCGTCGAGCGCGACCCACGACCACCACTGCTGGCCGCCGCCGATGGAGCCGCCCGCGAGCGGCGCGAAGGGGAGCGGGAGCATCCGCGGCAGCGCACCGCCTTGCGGGGAGAGCACGATGCCGAAGCGCAGGTTGACGACGCGGATGCCGGCCGCCAGCGCCGGTTCGCACGCCGCCTCCCAGTCGCGCACCACTTCGGCGAAGAAGTCGTCGCCCGGCGGCTCGTCCTCGGTGAGCGGCTCGTCGCCGCGGTCGCCGTACCAGCCGATGGCCGACGCGCAGATGAGCGTGCGCGGCGGGACGACCATCGCCGCAAGGTGCTCCGCCAGCAAGCGTGTCCCGGCGATGCGGCTCTCGCGGATTGCCCTGCGCTTGGCGGGCGACCAGCGCAGCAGCGCACCGACGTTTTCGCCCGCAAGGTGGACGACCGCGTCATGGCCCTCCAAGGGGCCGATGTAGTGGCGTGTCGGGGACCACTCGATTTCGCCCGCGTGCGGGGCGCGTCGCACCATGCGGCTCACCGCATGGCCACCCGCAGTCAGGAACGGCGCCAGCGCCGAGCCAATCAGCCCGCTGGCGCCGGTAATCGCGACGCGCAGTCGCCCCGGAAACCGGGAGTGCGCCTCGACGTCGTGGCGCGTGACGTGGTGGCGGTAGCCGAAGAGTTGCGCGACGCGCTGCTCGACGCCGCCGACAGCGCGGCCGAGCGCGCCGAAGGGCGCCTCGTATTCGACGCGGTCGCGCAGCAGCGACCGCCCTTCGCGCAGCGGCTCGAACAGGTGGGTGTGCTCCCAGTGGCGAAACGGCCCGCGCTCCATCGTGTCGACGAACTGCCGCTGGCGGACGTAGCCGTGGTGCCGCGCGACCCACTTGCGGCGGAAAGGAGCGCGAACGCGCAGCTCGACTGTCCCGGATTGCAGGTCGCCTTCGCGGCGTAGCACCGTCACGGGGTCGAACGGCGGCACCAGCCGCTCAAAAGCACCGGGCCGTTCTTGCCAGCCGAAAAGCTGCTCAACCGGCGCTGCGATTTCGGTCTCGCGCTCGAAGAGCTCCACGCCTGCCGAAGGACAGCACGCCATAAGTGGCGCGGCCGGCGACCTTAAGCCGTGCAAGGCTTCGGACTGCGTGGCGCGTCGTCGCGAACATATGCCATCCGCCTGCCGCACGTTGATACGGCGTTCGCGACAGGGGGCTCCGCTGGAAGCGCTGGTCGAGCAGGCACACGCTCTCGAGCCATACTACTGCGCACTGGCGCTGGTCGAGCTCTCGGGTCGCGACGATATCGCGCAAGTGCGGGCGCAGGAGTTCGCGAGAGAAGCGCTGGCTTGCGCCGAGCGTGTCGAGCAGGAATGGCGCCACGCCGAACTGGTCGGCGAACTGGCGAAGCAGCTCGCCGACTGGCGCTCTGCGGGGGACCGCCCGCCGGTGCTGCGCGCGCTGGTGGGGCATTTGCGAACGCTGCATGGCGAGACGCTGGTGACCGTACTCAAGGCCGCCGCGCCGCGGCTGCCCCCCCAGTTTCAGCACGACCTGCTCGAGCTGGCGCTCGCCAACGCCGAGCAGGAAGTCGCGTCCGCCAAGCCGGTGCTGCGGGCGTGGGCGGGCGACTTGCAGCCGGCACCGGTGATGGCGCATCTCTCGCGCCTGCCCCGCAATCAGGCGGTGCGGCTGCTGGGCTACCTCCATTTGCAACTGCGCCGCAGCGAACGCGCCATTTCGCCGACCGCGCTCGAGCAGGCGCTGGCGCTGGAGCCGAACGCGAGCGGGTTGCGCTACCTCGTGTCGGTCACTGCGAAGGACGAGCTTGAGTCGCTGGTCGCTGCCGCGCGGCAGCGACCATCCGACGAAGCGGCGCGGCTGCTCGGAACGCTCGCTGGCGCAGCGCATCGGCTGGGCGACCGCGACACCGCGAAGGCGTGGCTGGCTGAAGGGGGCGAACTGGCTGCCAGCATCGACGATGCCACGACCCGGCAGCGAGTGCTTGAGACGCTCGCGCGCGGGAAGGAGCGGCTGGGCGGCAAGGTCGCGAAAGCCAGGCCTGCGGCGGCCGTCAAGCTGCCGACCCTGAAGGGGGAGCATGTGCTCGGCCTCTGGAACGGCTACCGCGGCGGCCTCAAGCCACCGCACTTGCGAGCGCTCGCGCGGGCAGGGGCGCTCTGCGCCGGTTTCGGACTCGACCTGGCGCTGGTCGATTTCCCCCAAACCGAGCTGCCGCGGCTGGCGCAGCGGGTCGCGCGCGAGTCGCGCGCCGACGGCGGCGAATGGTTCGCGGCGCTCGTCGGTGCCGACCGCGTGAAGCTGTTCGACGGCGTCCCGGGAAAGTGGGCCGGAACGCTGGTCGCGACGACTCCCCAGCCGGGCAAGCCGGAACCGCCCGTGCCGTTCGAAGGCCGCCTCTGCCTGATGCTGGGAGTCGGCCCGCAGGGATTGCCGGGCAAGCTGCTCAAAGCGGCCAAGTTCCACCTTGAGTTGACAGGCTACGGCGTCGAGCTGGAAACCGCGACCGCGATGGGTGTGATTGCGGAGCGGCTGGCGCAATACTGAACTAAAATCCGGTTCTCTTGAATTTGCGATCGAGCTCGGCGGGAGTGATAGTCATCACCGTCGGGCGGCCGTGGACGCACGCGTAGGGATTGGGGATGGACGCCATCTCGCGAATCACGAACTCCATCTGCGCCAGCGTCAGCCGGTCGCCAGCGCGCAGCGCCGAATGGCACGCGATGGAGTAAAGCAGCCGCTCGTGCCGCTCCTGCGCCGACTTCATGCCGCCCGACTCGACGATTTCCTGCAGCGCTTCGCGCACGCGCTGCGGGCCGCCACCGGCGAGCAGCGCCGGGACCGAGCGGACGACGAAGCTGCTAGCGCCGAAGCGCTCGATGGCGAAGCCCAGTTCTCCGAGCTCGGGCAGCAGCTGCTCCAGCGCCGAACCCTCAGCGCGCGAGAGCTCCAGGCTGAGCGGCTCGAGCAGCTCCTGCGTGCCAACGCGCTGATATTGCGACTGGAGCCGCAGTCGCTCGTACATCACCCGTTCGTGCGCGGCGTGGAAGTCGATTATGTAGACGCCGTCCGGGCCTTTAGCTATTATATATCGGTCGTCGAGAAGTTCGAGCGGTCGCATCCCCGGCAAACTGCTCGCCGGTAGTGGCTGGTCAGGCTGCGCGACCGCCAGCTGCGCCTGCACTCCGCTCGCGGAAGTCGGCGCTGCGCCAGCCGGTGCGGCTGCGGTCGCAGCCGCGCCATGCGGCAGCGCGGGAGTGGGCTCGCCCAGCTCCAGATGCGGTACCAGCGCCTGCTCCTGTAGCACCCGTTCGACCACTTCGCGCAGCGTCGAGCAGACCGCATCCTCGCGCGCCAGCCGCACCACCCGCTTGGCAGGGTGGACGTTGGCGTCCACCTCGTCGGGCGGCAGCGTCAGGAACAGCGCCCCGACGGGAAAATGGCCTTCGTGCAGCAGGTTGCCGTAGGCGGCGCGGGTCGCATACGCCAGCGAGCGCGCCTGCACCGGCCGGCCGTTGACGTGCAGGAACAGCTTCTGCGGCGACCGCAGTGTAATGGCAGGCTTGGCGAGCATCCCTGCAATCGAGAGTGCTGGCGATTCGAAATCCACTTCGACCAGCTCGCGCGCCGTCTCGCGCCCCAGCAGCATCCCGATGCGCTCGCGCAGGTCGCCTTGCGGGGCGTCGATGAG encodes:
- a CDS encoding DUF531 family protein; this encodes MARRREHMPSACRTLIRRSRQGAPLEALVEQAHALEPYYCALALVELSGRDDIAQVRAQEFAREALACAERVEQEWRHAELVGELAKQLADWRSAGDRPPVLRALVGHLRTLHGETLVTVLKAAAPRLPPQFQHDLLELALANAEQEVASAKPVLRAWAGDLQPAPVMAHLSRLPRNQAVRLLGYLHLQLRRSERAISPTALEQALALEPNASGLRYLVSVTAKDELESLVAAARQRPSDEAARLLGTLAGAAHRLGDRDTAKAWLAEGGELAASIDDATTRQRVLETLARGKERLGGKVAKARPAAAVKLPTLKGEHVLGLWNGYRGGLKPPHLRALARAGALCAGFGLDLALVDFPQTELPRLAQRVARESRADGGEWFAALVGADRVKLFDGVPGKWAGTLVATTPQPGKPEPPVPFEGRLCLMLGVGPQGLPGKLLKAAKFHLELTGYGVELETATAMGVIAERLAQY
- the mutL gene encoding DNA mismatch repair endonuclease MutL, producing MGRIRLLDEHTVNRIAAGEVIERPASVVKELVENALDAGATRIAVRVEEGGVALVSVRDDGCGMERGDALLAFQKHATSKIRDFDDLLEAATAGFRGEALASIAAVARVRLTTCEPDADNGTRVLVEDNRVEAVEDIAAPTGTTVEVAELFHALPARAKHLKRPATELRHIMRAVTVLAIARAEVGFELVHGDRTLIDAPQGDLRERIGMLLGRETARELVEVDFESPALSIAGMLAKPAITLRSPQKLFLHVNGRPVQARSLAYATRAAYGNLLHEGHFPVGALFLTLPPDEVDANVHPAKRVVRLAREDAVCSTLREVVERVLQEQALVPHLELGEPTPALPHGAAATAAAPAGAAPTSASGVQAQLAVAQPDQPLPASSLPGMRPLELLDDRYIIAKGPDGVYIIDFHAAHERVMYERLRLQSQYQRVGTQELLEPLSLELSRAEGSALEQLLPELGELGFAIERFGASSFVVRSVPALLAGGGPQRVREALQEIVESGGMKSAQERHERLLYSIACHSALRAGDRLTLAQMEFVIREMASIPNPYACVHGRPTVMTITPAELDRKFKRTGF
- a CDS encoding TIGR01777 family oxidoreductase, with product MELFERETEIAAPVEQLFGWQERPGAFERLVPPFDPVTVLRREGDLQSGTVELRVRAPFRRKWVARHHGYVRQRQFVDTMERGPFRHWEHTHLFEPLREGRSLLRDRVEYEAPFGALGRAVGGVEQRVAQLFGYRHHVTRHDVEAHSRFPGRLRVAITGASGLIGSALAPFLTAGGHAVSRMVRRAPHAGEIEWSPTRHYIGPLEGHDAVVHLAGENVGALLRWSPAKRRAIRESRIAGTRLLAEHLAAMVVPPRTLICASAIGWYGDRGDEPLTEDEPPGDDFFAEVVRDWEAACEPALAAGIRVVNLRFGIVLSPQGGALPRMLPLPFAPLAGGSIGGGQQWWSWVALDDAIGAIHHALCDQRLRGPHNVVAGAVRQRDFAATVGRVLRRPAVIPLPRFVVGGAMGEMGRSLLLASVRASSERLAARGYRWRLPELEQALRHLLGRREFDA